The DNA region GTGCTCACGCATGGTGGGACAGGCTATGCACAACGCTTCCGAAGAACGGAACCTCCCTTGCCACCGGGTGGTAAACAGCCAGGGACGACTGGCACCTTTCTGGCCGGAACAGCGCGAACTATTGGAAAAGGAAGGTGTCGTTTTCAGAAAGAACGGATGCGTTGACCTCAAGGCATGTGGCTGGGAAATCTTGAAAGAATCTATTTCTTAGCAAAGATGTTGATAATCAACGAGCAGCTCGTCAACAAAATACCTGTCCCTATCACTCCCGTCCAACCGAAATATTGCCACGAAGTTCCGGCAAGGAAAGTCCCCGTGGAACCTCCGATGAAGTAAGTAGTCATAAAAATCGTATTGATGCGGTTGGAGGCTTGCGGACAAAGGGCGAATGCACTTGTCTGGTTGCTAAGCTGAATGCATTGCATCCCTATATCTATCAATAATATACCGGCTATGATGCCTACATAGCTGTATTGCCCCACATA from Bacteroides sp. MSB163 includes:
- a CDS encoding methylated-DNA--[protein]-cysteine S-methyltransferase, producing the protein MDQVSFRNEVYSVVASIPSGRVLTYGQIAYLVGRPQCSRMVGQAMHNASEERNLPCHRVVNSQGRLAPFWPEQRELLEKEGVVFRKNGCVDLKACGWEILKESIS